Proteins found in one Nocardia brasiliensis ATCC 700358 genomic segment:
- a CDS encoding ATP-binding protein, producing MTGNLPAEVTSFVGRGSEVATARKLLSGTRLLTLTGPGGVGKTRLARRVGDAVRRAFPDGVWLVEAAPVNDGELVAPSVAQALGLRDDTSLPVAGLIEYLGDKHLLLILDNCEHLIGACAALVDRLLAGTPDVRVLATSREPLGVEGEQILPVAPLPVPEPDDESGAVQTADNAALRLLIDRASAANPEFQATAAGLGTLAAICARLEGIPLALELAALRLRAFTPAQVLERLDDTMRLLTTGLRTAPERQQTLEATIRWSYDLCTPDEQHLWEQLAVFAGGFDLIAAEAVCALESPGALLDALTGLVDKSVLSFGNQGHDGAGRYTMLEPLRQFALARLVARGDEHRVRLRHRDHYYRIAQRGRVEYWGDADVGWFRDVTREHANLRAALQFALADPQGVHRGLQIASELRPFWEHYRFLREGYRWLTDALGKDLAHTVDRARALAAASVIAAMFADPAVAHGFLDECVAIATELAAEEVLVEAMLLASVLAFADADPGGALELAEAAAVRARACAHHGTEMESLAFAYVCAMVLSDDRASGLAERFLRKATEHGSHLLGGLASWAVGTDHWRNGDADKAIAELRRAVEQLRLFDRCVWTASAFDGLAWAAAAVGDHPRAARLMGAAATVRSGSTQHLAHAMTDTIGERVRSQVCDALGDRSFRSAFDSGGALTFDEAVRFALGTEAPAQPQAQAAAAAPLTRRERDVARLVAAGYSNKRIAAELVISVRTAESHVDHILTKLGFTSRAQVASWVSARRL from the coding sequence GTGACAGGTAACCTCCCGGCCGAAGTGACCAGCTTCGTCGGGCGGGGCAGCGAAGTCGCCACTGCCAGGAAACTGCTGTCGGGTACCCGGCTGCTCACGCTCACCGGGCCGGGCGGTGTCGGCAAGACCCGGCTGGCCCGGCGGGTCGGCGACGCGGTGCGCCGGGCATTCCCGGACGGGGTGTGGCTGGTCGAGGCGGCTCCGGTCAACGACGGCGAGCTGGTGGCGCCGAGCGTCGCACAGGCGCTCGGCCTGCGCGACGACACCAGCCTGCCGGTGGCGGGGCTGATCGAGTATCTGGGCGACAAGCACCTGCTGCTGATCCTCGACAACTGCGAGCACCTCATCGGCGCGTGCGCGGCGCTGGTCGATCGGCTGCTCGCGGGCACCCCGGACGTGCGGGTGCTCGCGACCAGCCGGGAGCCGCTCGGCGTCGAGGGGGAGCAGATCCTGCCGGTGGCGCCGCTGCCGGTACCCGAGCCGGACGACGAGTCCGGCGCCGTCCAGACCGCCGACAACGCCGCGTTGCGGCTGTTGATCGATCGTGCCTCTGCGGCGAATCCCGAATTCCAGGCCACCGCAGCCGGTCTCGGTACGTTGGCGGCGATCTGCGCACGCCTGGAAGGTATTCCGCTGGCCCTGGAGCTGGCGGCGTTGCGGCTGCGCGCGTTCACCCCGGCGCAGGTGCTGGAACGGCTCGACGACACCATGCGCCTACTCACGACGGGCTTGCGCACCGCCCCCGAGCGGCAGCAGACGCTGGAGGCGACGATCCGCTGGAGCTACGACCTGTGCACCCCGGACGAGCAGCACCTGTGGGAGCAATTGGCGGTCTTCGCGGGCGGTTTCGACCTCATCGCCGCCGAGGCGGTCTGCGCGCTCGAATCGCCGGGCGCCCTGCTCGACGCGCTCACCGGTCTGGTCGACAAATCGGTGCTGAGTTTCGGCAATCAGGGCCACGACGGCGCGGGCCGATACACCATGCTCGAACCGCTGCGGCAGTTCGCGCTGGCTCGCCTGGTGGCCCGCGGGGACGAGCACCGCGTCCGGCTGCGCCACCGCGACCACTACTACCGGATCGCCCAGCGCGGCCGCGTCGAATACTGGGGCGACGCCGACGTCGGCTGGTTCCGTGACGTCACCCGCGAACACGCGAATCTGCGTGCGGCACTGCAGTTCGCGCTGGCCGACCCGCAGGGCGTGCACCGTGGTCTGCAGATCGCGTCGGAGCTGCGGCCGTTCTGGGAGCACTACCGCTTCCTGCGCGAAGGCTATCGCTGGCTGACCGACGCCCTCGGCAAGGATCTCGCGCACACCGTGGACCGGGCCCGCGCGCTGGCCGCCGCCTCGGTGATCGCCGCCATGTTCGCCGATCCTGCGGTGGCGCACGGTTTCCTGGACGAATGCGTCGCGATTGCGACGGAACTGGCCGCCGAGGAGGTGCTCGTCGAGGCCATGCTGCTCGCCTCGGTGCTCGCGTTCGCCGACGCCGACCCGGGCGGTGCGCTGGAACTCGCGGAGGCCGCCGCCGTGCGCGCCCGGGCCTGCGCCCATCACGGCACAGAGATGGAAAGCCTTGCGTTCGCCTATGTTTGCGCGATGGTGCTGTCCGACGACCGGGCGAGCGGCCTGGCCGAGCGATTCCTGCGCAAGGCCACCGAGCACGGGTCGCACCTGCTCGGCGGGCTCGCCTCGTGGGCCGTCGGCACCGACCACTGGCGAAACGGTGACGCGGACAAGGCGATCGCGGAACTGCGCCGCGCGGTGGAACAGCTGCGGCTGTTCGATCGGTGCGTGTGGACGGCCTCGGCCTTCGACGGCCTGGCCTGGGCCGCGGCCGCGGTGGGGGACCACCCCCGCGCCGCGCGGCTGATGGGCGCCGCGGCGACGGTACGCAGCGGCAGCACCCAGCATCTCGCGCACGCGATGACCGACACGATCGGCGAGCGGGTCCGCTCGCAGGTGTGCGACGCGCTGGGGGACAGGAGTTTCCGGTCCGCCTTCGACAGCGGTGGCGCGCTCACCTTCGACGAGGCGGTCCGCTTCGCCCTCGGCACCGAAGCGCCGGCGCAACCGCAAGCGCAAGCGGCGGCGGCCGCGCCACTGACCCGCCGGGAACGCGATGTCGCCCGGCTGGTCGCGGCCGGCTACAGCAACAAGCGGATCGCCGCGGAGCTGGTCATCTCCGTTCGTACCGCGGAGAGCCACGTCGACCACATCCTGACCAAGCTGGGGTTCACCTCACGGGCGCAGGTCGCGTCCTGGGTCAGCGCGCGTCGGCTGTGA
- a CDS encoding DinB family protein, with translation MNWIAPEVPRTAAPHVADERSMLQGWLDFHRRTLLAKCAGLDDEQLRRRGAEPSTLTLLGLVRHLTEVERGWFRLTAAAMDVPYAYGSEDDPDGDFDLRTADAATDFATFLREIELSDAAVAELPLDHTFRHPRRPELEYNLRWIYLHMIEEYARHNGHADLLRERIDGTTGA, from the coding sequence ATGAACTGGATCGCGCCCGAAGTGCCCCGAACCGCGGCCCCGCACGTCGCCGACGAGCGATCGATGTTGCAGGGCTGGTTGGACTTTCACCGCCGCACCCTCTTGGCGAAATGCGCGGGCCTCGACGACGAGCAGCTCCGGCGCCGTGGCGCCGAGCCGTCGACGCTGACCCTGCTCGGCCTGGTCCGGCATCTGACCGAGGTGGAACGCGGCTGGTTCCGGCTCACCGCGGCGGCTATGGACGTGCCGTACGCCTACGGCAGCGAGGACGATCCCGACGGCGACTTCGATCTGCGCACAGCCGACGCCGCAACGGATTTCGCCACCTTCCTGCGGGAGATCGAACTGTCCGACGCCGCGGTGGCCGAGCTGCCGCTGGACCACACCTTCCGGCACCCGCGGCGGCCCGAACTCGAATACAACCTGCGCTGGATCTATCTGCACATGATCGAGGAGTACGCCAGGCACAACGGCCACGCCGACCTGCTGCGCGAGCGCATCGACGGAACCACCGGCGCCTGA
- a CDS encoding maleylpyruvate isomerase family mycothiol-dependent enzyme, with translation MAEVRRAIIDERAELAELLTGFDRAAWDAPTLCRGWRVREVVAHITVPFRLTGTRFAVEFVRAGGNFDRIAHRIARVDAAAMPSGELLKSLWDNVGHPWRPPGCGAVHALGHDIVHGLDITVALGLDRKVPHDRLRLVLDLINPRCIEFFGTDLTGVELRADDLDWSYGTGAVVTGNAQDLLLVACGRTLPARRLRGDLAARFTRSRRRAKRRRRR, from the coding sequence ATGGCGGAGGTGCGCAGGGCGATCATCGACGAGCGGGCCGAGCTCGCCGAATTGCTCACGGGTTTCGATCGCGCGGCCTGGGACGCGCCGACGCTGTGCCGCGGCTGGCGGGTGCGCGAGGTGGTCGCCCACATCACCGTGCCGTTCCGCCTGACCGGCACCCGCTTCGCCGTCGAATTCGTCCGTGCGGGCGGCAATTTCGACCGGATCGCCCACCGCATCGCACGCGTCGACGCCGCCGCGATGCCCTCGGGCGAGCTGCTGAAATCCCTCTGGGACAACGTCGGACATCCGTGGCGGCCACCGGGGTGCGGGGCGGTGCACGCGCTGGGGCACGACATCGTGCACGGCCTCGACATCACCGTGGCGCTGGGGCTGGACCGCAAGGTGCCCCACGATCGCCTGCGCCTGGTCCTGGACCTGATCAACCCGCGCTGTATCGAGTTCTTCGGGACCGACCTGACCGGTGTCGAGCTGCGCGCCGACGATCTGGACTGGAGCTACGGCACCGGTGCGGTCGTCACGGGCAACGCGCAGGATCTGCTGCTCGTGGCATGCGGACGGACGTTACCGGCCCGGCGGTTGCGCGGGGACCTCGCGGCCCGGTTCACCCGTAGCCGGCGCCGGGCAAAAAGGAGGCGCCGCCGCTGA
- a CDS encoding N-acyl-D-amino-acid deacylase family protein has translation MTACDLVIRGGSVFDGTGAPPRTADVGITAGKVVTISAAPLPDGARNVDATGKWVIPGMLDVHTHYDAEVLGSPGLGESVRHGVTSVVIGNCSLSTVYSTAEDCADMFARVEALPWDAVHSAVKEHKDWESPLAYRDSLAARPLGANVAALLGHSDIRVAVMGLGRATDATVTPTPDELNRMRHMLTDALDAGFLGLSTIRSSFSKLEGARFPARQLPSTYASWREYAALNKILRQRDRIHQSTPNLTSRLEIARYFAESAGRFRKPLKTTLIAGMDVKADRTTARAAATAAWIANTVGGAAFRWQHLPVPFEVYADGVDLVVFEEFGSGVAALNIRDVMKRGELLADESYRRQFRKDLAKKYGPRVWHRDLYDAQIVACPEAEVVGKSFGRVADERGIHPADALLDLAVTHGTGLRWRTVIANDREEVLDRLQQSAVMQVGFADSGAHLRNMAFYNFGLRMLERVHQRGFMPVEQAVHRLTGELADWYGLDTGRLHEGARADLAVLDPAGFDGSSAAYAEAPVPGIAGLDRMVNRNDRAVAATVVGGHLVYEYGEFAPGFGSTLRAGAFLTAQ, from the coding sequence ATGACGGCGTGCGACTTGGTTATCCGTGGCGGATCGGTGTTCGACGGCACCGGAGCACCGCCCCGCACCGCCGATGTGGGCATCACCGCGGGCAAAGTCGTGACGATCAGTGCCGCCCCACTGCCCGACGGCGCGCGGAACGTGGACGCCACCGGCAAGTGGGTCATCCCGGGCATGCTCGACGTGCACACCCATTACGACGCGGAGGTGCTCGGCAGCCCCGGCCTCGGCGAGTCGGTGCGCCACGGCGTCACCTCGGTGGTGATCGGCAATTGCTCACTGTCCACGGTCTATTCGACGGCCGAGGACTGCGCCGACATGTTCGCGCGGGTGGAGGCGCTGCCGTGGGACGCCGTGCATTCGGCCGTCAAGGAGCACAAGGACTGGGAAAGCCCGCTGGCATACCGGGACTCGCTCGCCGCGCGGCCGCTGGGCGCGAATGTCGCGGCACTGCTCGGACATTCGGACATCCGCGTCGCCGTGATGGGACTCGGCCGAGCCACCGACGCGACCGTCACGCCGACCCCCGACGAGCTGAATCGCATGCGGCACATGCTCACCGACGCGCTGGACGCCGGTTTCCTCGGCCTGTCCACCATCCGCAGCTCGTTCTCCAAGCTGGAGGGCGCCCGCTTCCCGGCCCGGCAGTTGCCGTCCACCTATGCGAGCTGGCGGGAGTACGCGGCACTGAACAAGATTCTGCGGCAACGCGATCGGATCCATCAGAGCACGCCGAATCTGACCTCCCGGCTCGAGATCGCCCGCTATTTCGCCGAGAGCGCGGGCCGGTTCCGGAAGCCGCTCAAGACCACGCTGATCGCGGGCATGGACGTGAAGGCCGATCGCACCACCGCGCGGGCCGCGGCGACCGCGGCCTGGATCGCGAACACGGTCGGCGGCGCCGCGTTCCGCTGGCAGCACCTGCCGGTGCCGTTCGAGGTCTACGCCGATGGTGTCGATCTGGTGGTCTTCGAGGAGTTCGGTTCGGGCGTCGCGGCGCTCAACATCCGCGACGTGATGAAGCGCGGCGAGCTGCTGGCCGACGAGTCCTATCGGCGACAGTTCCGCAAGGATCTGGCCAAGAAGTACGGCCCCAGGGTCTGGCATCGCGACCTCTACGACGCCCAGATCGTGGCCTGCCCGGAGGCCGAGGTGGTCGGCAAGTCGTTCGGCCGGGTGGCCGACGAGCGCGGTATCCATCCGGCGGACGCACTGCTCGACCTGGCCGTCACGCACGGCACCGGGCTGCGCTGGCGCACGGTCATCGCCAACGATCGAGAAGAGGTGCTCGACCGGCTGCAACAGTCGGCGGTGATGCAGGTCGGCTTCGCCGATTCCGGTGCGCACCTGCGCAATATGGCGTTCTACAACTTCGGGCTGCGCATGCTCGAGCGGGTGCACCAGCGCGGCTTCATGCCGGTCGAGCAGGCCGTGCACCGGCTGACCGGTGAGCTGGCCGACTGGTACGGCCTGGACACCGGACGTCTGCACGAAGGCGCGCGCGCCGACCTGGCCGTGCTCGACCCGGCGGGTTTCGACGGGTCCAGTGCGGCCTACGCGGAAGCTCCGGTTCCCGGCATCGCCGGCTTGGATCGCATGGTCAACCGCAACGATCGGGCCGTCGCGGCCACCGTGGTCGGCGGCCATCTCGTCTATGAATACGGCGAGTTCGCGCCCGGGTTCGGCAGCACCTTGCGCGCGGGGGCCTTCCTCACCGCGCAGTAA
- the xylB gene encoding xylulokinase gives MTLVAGVDSSTQSCKVVVCDAATGEVRHEAHAPHPDGTEVAPQAWWHALCAAGAGLLDQVAAVAIAGQQHGLVALDAKGDPVRDALLWHDVRSAAAAAELVTELGGPQAWAEAVGSVPVAAFTVAKLRWLADHEPDRADRVARIMLPHDYLTWRLRGGGGAEPTTDRGDASGTGYWSAATGGYRKNLLALGFRGRTPELPRVLGPAEAAGRTPSGVLVAGGTGDNAAAALGLGIGDGDVVVSLGTSGTVFARAERPSADATGAIAGFADATGAFLPLVCTLNAARVLSATADLLGVDLPALEALAAQAPPGADGLVLLPYLAGERTPNRPDATGSLHGLRAATMRPGHIARAAFEGMLCNMAEALDAIRASGVSPRRVLLIGGAARSPLVAAIAAQIFATPITVPEPGEYVALGAARQAAWALAGTPQPPRWPARTAGTVPSSADDAATGAAIRARYRQAQAALYGG, from the coding sequence ATGACGCTGGTCGCGGGGGTGGACAGCTCCACCCAGTCCTGCAAAGTGGTGGTCTGCGACGCCGCGACCGGCGAAGTCCGGCACGAGGCGCACGCGCCGCATCCGGACGGTACCGAGGTCGCGCCGCAGGCCTGGTGGCACGCGTTGTGCGCGGCGGGCGCCGGACTGCTCGACCAGGTGGCGGCGGTGGCGATCGCCGGTCAGCAGCACGGCCTGGTCGCCCTCGACGCCAAGGGCGATCCGGTGCGCGACGCGCTGCTGTGGCACGACGTCCGCTCTGCGGCGGCGGCAGCCGAACTCGTCACCGAATTGGGTGGGCCGCAGGCTTGGGCCGAGGCCGTCGGCAGCGTTCCGGTGGCCGCGTTCACCGTGGCCAAACTGCGCTGGCTGGCCGATCACGAACCGGACCGTGCCGACCGGGTCGCCCGGATCATGCTCCCGCACGACTATCTCACCTGGCGGTTGCGCGGCGGCGGAGGCGCCGAACCGACCACCGACCGGGGTGACGCCTCCGGCACCGGCTACTGGTCGGCGGCGACCGGCGGATATCGGAAAAACCTGCTCGCCCTTGGCTTCCGGGGGCGCACGCCGGAACTCCCCCGCGTGCTCGGCCCGGCCGAAGCCGCCGGGCGGACGCCGTCGGGCGTGCTGGTCGCGGGGGGCACCGGCGACAATGCCGCGGCCGCACTGGGACTCGGCATCGGAGACGGCGATGTGGTCGTCTCGCTCGGCACCAGCGGCACGGTCTTCGCCCGCGCCGAACGGCCCAGCGCCGACGCCACCGGCGCGATCGCCGGATTCGCCGACGCGACAGGCGCTTTCCTGCCGCTGGTGTGCACGCTCAACGCCGCGCGCGTGCTGAGTGCCACGGCGGATCTGCTCGGCGTCGATCTGCCCGCGCTCGAAGCGCTTGCGGCGCAGGCGCCTCCGGGCGCGGACGGCCTGGTCCTGCTCCCCTACCTCGCCGGCGAACGCACGCCGAACCGGCCGGACGCGACCGGTAGTCTGCACGGCCTGCGCGCGGCGACCATGCGTCCCGGCCATATCGCCCGTGCCGCCTTCGAAGGCATGCTCTGCAACATGGCCGAGGCGCTCGACGCGATCCGCGCCTCCGGTGTCTCGCCGCGACGCGTCCTCCTGATCGGCGGCGCGGCGCGCTCCCCGCTGGTCGCCGCGATCGCGGCGCAGATCTTCGCGACGCCGATCACCGTGCCCGAACCCGGCGAATACGTCGCGCTCGGCGCGGCGCGACAGGCGGCGTGGGCACTGGCGGGCACGCCACAGCCACCCCGCTGGCCCGCTCGGACCGCAGGCACAGTGCCGTCCTCGGCCGACGACGCCGCGACCGGTGCGGCGATCCGCGCCCGCTACCGGCAGGCGCAGGCCGCGCTGTACGGCGGCTGA
- a CDS encoding glycoside hydrolase family 172 protein encodes MTPPRRSELWLLDDTRTRSVSAENPTGAPGGGARATTGTGAHAARLLGPGWKISPSIVLGDGETATLADVSGPGVLRHCWLTTDRAALRELTLRMYWDDAAEPAIDVPLGDFFCNGWDELALVDSEMVVVAPAGGLNSYWPMPFRRRARITLENHCGRSVPVYYQITYGEEDVPGEAGYLHARWSRSAPLGSPAVHTLLDTGPARGRYVGTYLAIRPGAPRWWGEGEMKFYLDGDDEYPTLCGTGTEDYFGGAWNFDMDGKYRTYSTAYLGLPQALPADEIYQAHQRFGMYRWHVHDPICFHRELRVTVQGLGWRDSDTYLPLEDAEIATTVWWYQEVPPSG; translated from the coding sequence GTGACCCCGCCGCGCCGGTCGGAGCTGTGGCTGCTAGACGATACGCGGACGCGGTCGGTCAGCGCCGAGAATCCCACCGGCGCGCCCGGCGGGGGCGCACGCGCGACGACCGGTACCGGCGCGCACGCGGCCCGGCTGCTCGGCCCCGGCTGGAAGATCTCGCCGTCGATCGTGCTCGGCGACGGTGAAACCGCCACGCTGGCCGACGTTTCCGGCCCCGGCGTGCTGCGGCACTGCTGGCTCACCACCGACCGTGCGGCCCTGCGCGAGCTGACTCTGCGCATGTACTGGGACGACGCGGCCGAGCCCGCGATCGACGTGCCGCTCGGCGATTTCTTCTGCAACGGCTGGGACGAACTGGCACTGGTCGATTCGGAGATGGTGGTGGTCGCCCCGGCCGGTGGCCTGAACAGCTACTGGCCCATGCCGTTTCGCCGGCGGGCGCGGATAACACTGGAAAACCACTGCGGCCGTTCGGTTCCGGTGTACTACCAGATCACCTACGGCGAAGAGGACGTGCCGGGCGAGGCCGGGTATCTGCACGCACGCTGGTCGCGCAGTGCGCCGCTGGGCAGTCCCGCGGTGCACACCCTGCTCGACACCGGTCCCGCGCGCGGCCGATATGTCGGCACCTACCTCGCGATTCGGCCGGGCGCACCCCGCTGGTGGGGCGAAGGCGAAATGAAGTTCTATCTCGACGGCGACGACGAATATCCGACGCTGTGCGGCACGGGCACCGAGGACTACTTCGGTGGCGCATGGAATTTCGATATGGACGGGAAATACCGGACCTACTCGACCGCGTATCTCGGCCTGCCCCAGGCGTTGCCCGCCGACGAGATCTACCAGGCACACCAGCGTTTCGGCATGTACCGCTGGCATGTGCACGACCCCATCTGCTTCCATCGCGAACTGCGCGTCACCGTGCAGGGGCTCGGGTGGCGCGACAGCGACACCTATCTACCGCTCGAAGACGCGGAGATCGCGACCACCGTGTGGTGGTATCAGGAAGTACCGCCGTCCGGCTGA
- a CDS encoding FGGY-family carbohydrate kinase, whose amino-acid sequence MAGPLFLGVDIGTASSKGVLTRADGRVVARSERAHRVSTPKPGWVEHDAETVWWADFTAIAGDLVGAADGAALAGLAVSGIGPCLLPADANGTPLRPAILYGVDTRATAEIAQLEAEFGTQAVLRRAGSPLTSQAVGPKLRWLAAHEPHVRARTELLLMASSFLVHRLTGRYVLDHQSASQCVPMYDLRLREWATDWAEQVAPGLRLPELAWPTEVVGRVTPAAAASTGLPVGLPVTTGTVDAWAEAAAVGVRAPGDAMIMYGTTLFLVQVLTEPNPHPGLWSTCGTWPDTYTLAAGMATAGAVTDWLRELIGGEFADLIAAAADVPPGSNGLLALPYFAGERTPLFDPDARGIVAGLTLRHGRAELYRAVLEGIAYGVRHNLAAMAEAGGRAERLVAVGGGTKGGLWTQIVSDVTGLPQQLPADTIGACLGDAMLAAEAAGVDTRDWNPIVGTVEPRPGHIADYDSYYQHYRELYERNTDIAHFLASEQHRTGASS is encoded by the coding sequence ATGGCTGGTCCCCTGTTTCTCGGCGTCGATATCGGCACCGCCAGTTCGAAGGGTGTGCTCACCCGCGCGGACGGCCGCGTGGTCGCCAGATCCGAACGGGCGCACAGGGTCTCGACGCCGAAACCCGGATGGGTGGAGCATGACGCGGAAACGGTGTGGTGGGCCGATTTCACGGCCATCGCCGGCGATCTCGTCGGCGCGGCCGACGGCGCCGCACTCGCCGGACTCGCGGTGTCGGGCATCGGGCCCTGCCTGCTGCCCGCCGACGCGAACGGCACACCGCTGCGACCCGCCATCCTGTACGGCGTCGACACCCGGGCCACCGCCGAGATCGCCCAGCTGGAAGCCGAGTTCGGCACGCAGGCGGTGCTGCGCCGGGCCGGCTCGCCACTGACCAGCCAGGCGGTCGGGCCCAAACTGCGCTGGCTGGCCGCACACGAACCGCACGTCCGCGCCCGCACCGAGTTGCTGCTGATGGCCAGTTCCTTTCTGGTGCACCGCCTCACCGGCCGCTACGTGCTGGACCATCAATCGGCGAGCCAGTGCGTGCCGATGTACGACCTGCGGCTGCGCGAGTGGGCCACCGACTGGGCCGAGCAGGTGGCACCCGGCCTGCGGCTGCCGGAGCTGGCCTGGCCGACCGAGGTGGTCGGCCGGGTCACCCCCGCGGCCGCCGCGAGCACCGGTCTGCCCGTGGGCCTTCCGGTCACCACCGGCACCGTCGATGCCTGGGCCGAAGCCGCCGCCGTCGGCGTCCGGGCGCCCGGCGATGCCATGATCATGTACGGCACCACATTGTTCCTGGTGCAGGTGCTGACCGAGCCGAATCCGCATCCCGGTCTCTGGAGTACCTGCGGAACCTGGCCTGACACATACACTCTCGCAGCGGGCATGGCTACCGCGGGCGCGGTGACGGACTGGCTGCGCGAACTGATCGGCGGCGAATTCGCCGACCTCATCGCGGCGGCTGCCGACGTGCCCCCGGGCAGCAACGGACTACTGGCACTGCCCTATTTCGCGGGCGAGCGCACCCCGCTGTTCGATCCGGATGCCAGGGGTATCGTCGCCGGACTCACCCTGCGCCACGGACGCGCGGAGCTGTATCGGGCGGTGCTGGAAGGCATCGCGTACGGGGTGCGGCACAATCTCGCGGCGATGGCCGAGGCGGGCGGCCGGGCGGAGCGGCTGGTCGCGGTCGGCGGCGGCACCAAGGGTGGTCTGTGGACGCAGATCGTCTCCGACGTCACCGGACTGCCTCAGCAACTGCCCGCCGACACGATCGGCGCCTGTCTCGGTGACGCAATGCTGGCGGCCGAGGCCGCCGGGGTGGACACCCGCGACTGGAATCCGATCGTCGGCACAGTAGAGCCGCGGCCCGGGCACATCGCCGACTACGATTCCTACTACCAGCACTACCGTGAGCTCTACGAACGCAATACCGATATCGCGCACTTCCTGGCGAGCGAACAACACCGTACCGGGGCGAGTTCCTGA
- a CDS encoding glycosyl hydrolase family 32: MAMREVVSAGPFTRIYDPGAGAAEDWYINDHTIIRGSEGRLHLFGITHPEPADPFDETEFAHATARELLGPWVKQRPALHVDRDYGETHLWAPFVVEAHRRYYMFYAGGGADRTAAAINLATSTDLFHWVRRRSGPLFRDGYDARDPMVTRVGDQWVMYYCATSTPAGGHHVVAYRTSSDLVHWGHRHIAYTDPTTGTEAGNTESPFVVQQDGWWYLFIGPRPTYVGTDVFRSDSPFRFRIGDKIGHIAAHAAEVLADADRWWITSAGWGQGGVHLAPLRFPRPREPHTAKVVPR; encoded by the coding sequence ATGGCGATGCGCGAGGTGGTGAGCGCGGGACCGTTCACGCGAATCTATGATCCCGGCGCCGGGGCAGCCGAGGACTGGTACATCAACGACCACACGATCATTCGGGGTTCGGAAGGGCGGCTGCACCTGTTCGGCATCACGCATCCCGAACCCGCGGATCCGTTCGACGAAACCGAATTCGCTCACGCGACGGCGCGCGAGCTGCTCGGCCCGTGGGTGAAACAGCGCCCCGCCCTGCACGTCGATCGTGACTACGGCGAAACCCATCTGTGGGCCCCGTTCGTCGTCGAAGCCCATCGGCGGTACTACATGTTCTATGCCGGTGGCGGCGCCGACCGGACCGCCGCGGCGATCAACCTGGCCACCTCGACCGATCTGTTCCATTGGGTGCGAAGGCGTTCGGGGCCGCTGTTCCGGGACGGTTACGACGCCCGCGACCCGATGGTGACCAGGGTGGGCGACCAGTGGGTGATGTACTACTGCGCGACCAGCACCCCCGCCGGCGGGCATCACGTGGTCGCCTATCGCACCAGCAGCGATCTGGTGCACTGGGGGCATCGGCACATCGCCTACACCGATCCCACGACCGGCACCGAGGCCGGAAACACCGAGTCCCCCTTCGTCGTCCAGCAGGACGGCTGGTGGTATCTGTTCATCGGCCCGCGGCCGACCTATGTCGGCACCGACGTCTTCCGTAGCGACAGCCCGTTCCGGTTCCGGATCGGGGACAAGATCGGCCATATCGCCGCGCACGCCGCCGAGGTGCTGGCGGACGCGGACCGCTGGTGGATCACCAGCGCGGGCTGGGGCCAGGGCGGGGTGCACCTCGCGCCGCTGCGGTTCCCGCGTCCGCGCGAGCCGCACACCGCGAAAGTGGTGCCACGGTAG